The genome window GCGGATGATGCAATGTTTGTGAAAAACTTTGTCATGAGTCACTCTATGAGACtatcaattttcaattcattGAAATTGCTATCCATTGCTCTAACAAGATTTGCCTCCACTATTGTAATGCTCAAGATATTCAAGCAATTGAAGAAAAGACTACAAGAGATGGTCATTAGTGACCAATGGTCTTCTTATAAGGAAGATGATGTTGCAAAGGCTAAATTTGTGAAAGATACTTTTTTGGATGATAAATGGTGGGATAAGGTTGattatattctttctttcactaGCCCTATCTATGATGTCCTTAGAAGAACTGATACGGAAGCTTCATCTCTCCATCTAGTATATGAGATGTGGGATTCAATGATTGAAAAGGTGAAGAATGCCATATATCAATATGAGAGAAAGGAGGAGAGTGAAGGATCAACCTTTTATGAGGTAGTGCACTCTATATTAATTGACTGTTGGACTAAGAGTAGCACTCCTCTCCATTGTTTAGCTCATTCCTTAAATCCTAGGTAATTAACTCTATACTTTTTTacttacatttttttagaattacataaattttaatcatgtatatatttctttttaattgtagATATTATAGTCATGAATGGCTAAGTGAAGATTCTAATCGAGTTCCTCCACATCAAGACATGGAACTCACTCATGAAAGATTAAAATACTTCAAGAGATTCTTCCTTGATGTGGATGTAAGGAGGAAAGTGAATATTGAGTTTGCCAACTTCTTGGATGGAAGAGAAGGTTTTGatgatcttgattctttaaaTGATAGAGGTCAAATGGATTCAAAAGCTTGGTGGCTAGTTCATGGCATTAATGCTCCAATACTTCAAAAGGTTGCCCTTAAGCTACTTGTGCAACCTTGTTCATCTTCATGTTGTGAAAGGAATTGGAGtacatattcatttatccattatttaaagagaaacaagatgGCACCACATAGAGCTGAAGATTTAGTATTTGTTCATAGCAACCTACAACTTCTCTCAAGGAATACTCCACAATATCATCAAGAGGAAACTAAAATGTGGGATGTAGCTGGAAATGATTTTGGATCACTTGATGATTGTGGTATTCTTGAAATTGCTAGGTTGTCTTTAGATGAACCAGAGTTAGAGAGTGTCTTTTTCAATAATGATTGCTAGTTTGTGAAATTCTTGAAGACTTGAAGTTGCTAATTCATCATcttactttataatttttttttgtaaagaaacaAAGCGTACAAATTGTATAATGAGGTCTCTTAGTATTTTTTGTGACTCATTATCATAGGAAAAGTTCTTTTGAGATGATgatgaatatataaatcttgatttttaatttagatcTTTTATGCATATtgctcatatttaattttatgtaattttattttatttaattatatatatatatatatatatatatatatatacacacacacacacacacacacacacacatatatagccATGTCCGTGTCCTACATTTTGGACATTACAGGTGTCCACGTGTCTGTGTCCGCTGTCTGTGTCGGTGTCAGTGCTTCATAGGTTCTTACTATTATGAAATCACTTCAGGGTATGGCAAGCTAATCGAAGGGTAAATTTACGTTAAGTTTTAgttgttaagttttttttttttatatccataaaattaaaaatagatattagAGGATTTATAATAACTTTTGTATTTATTCAACCAATTGATTTAAAATCTTGTTGATATCCTGTTAGGTtgctttttgataaaaataatgtcTGTTGAAATAGTTGGAAGAAACTAATAACTCATAAGTTCAAGTAAGTCTAGCTTTGGAAGCTGGAGGGCCTAGCATCCAATACACCAACTTTCCACCTCAATTAGAGGGGTTCTACCAGCCAATGGGAGTGAATCCCACCTTGCAAATTGGGTAAAGTcattatacaaaaattaattcccaaaaattgtgtattttgagGGAGATTTTAAAAATTGGACCGGTCTGTCATTCGAGGCACTGATTCAAAaggattgaattaattttaataaaataatatgtttaaaaaattaatataacagactaagtaatattaaaaaaaacttaatatatataaatttataatattaataattaaatttcactCAAGTGCCATAcatattgaattgattttaataaaataatatttttaaaaaattaatataatagactaagtaatattaaacaaaaaatatatataaatttataatattaataaataaatttcactcAAGTTTCATACATGAATAATCAATGTGATAATCATAGGAAGTATGAAAATagttaaaggataaaaaatatcattcgtCCCAACTGTATTTCTAagtatttcataaataattatgaatataaaatattatatatattacaacTTCTTGtaacttatataaattttattattaaatattataaattattatcaataaGCAAATACAGTGCAAAACATTTTAAActacttatatttaaattattaaaatactaatattataTGTTGTTGGCAATTGCTATTTACAACTACGTGTGGAGCAGTACTTTAGTCTTagtatctttaatttaattttaaattaaatatgattatacCTACTGCTTTAATTTTGGTGGCAGTTACCGATGCTAGTCTCTTAAGTCTTATCAAACAGTGAACTATAACTCTTTTATTGAAACCATCACATTTTTGctgagaaataataaaatataaccctttttatcttctctcttcttttttgctcaTTCTTACTCTTTTTCACTGTTCTTCTCTTTGGGTAGagcatttcttcctttttgagGCTTGGCTGGTAAACTCaataaaaggttttgaatataGAATTTCTACTgcatataaaattacatttctgATTATGGAGTCTCTTTTATGAAGCTATCTGGAATTGTTGAAAATTATAAGATACTTCAATCAAAATATGATGGGTCTTGGCGGAAAATGTGGCTGTCACGACCAAGGTTGCGGACTGATGGTAAGAGCAACCATATCTTATTGCATAACTTTATTTCTTGCTCCTCATATTGATTGGCTTTTGTTAATCTTTGTTATCGTGTCATTAAGTGGCATGTGATTAactcgttttttttttgtcaactaTTTTTCAATAGCATGGTTTAGGAAAGAGATGCTTGTAGTATAGTGTGCATAGTCATAAAATAATGGACGTTTCTGAAGGTATTTGCTTTATTTTCTGATTTCGTTTTCAGTTCACACATCTTCATTAATAACTACAAAACTGTTACCATGTTTGCATTCCGTATTCTGTTTTTAAGTTCTTTCACTAAAACTTGaagacaagaaagaaaaagaatacaaGATGAGATTTTTgtcattataaatgaaaaattatcaaCTGAAAATAAAGacagaaaacaaaccaaacagCCCTCTTGTGTTCCTTTGTCCTTACTTAGAAATATAACTTCATCAGTT of Glycine soja cultivar W05 chromosome 1, ASM419377v2, whole genome shotgun sequence contains these proteins:
- the LOC114384223 gene encoding uncharacterized protein LOC114384223, whose protein sequence is MVVTESGPMFLKAIDCSNEIKDKDFIAKHMREVIMEVGHSNVVQIVTDNAVVCKAVGLIIEAELPSIYWTPCVVHTLNLALKNICAVKNTEKNNVVYEECSWITQIADDAMFVKNFVMSHSMRLSIFNSLKLLSIALTRFASTIVMLKIFKQLKKRLQEMVISDQWSSYKEDDVAKAKFVKDTFLDDKWWDKVDYILSFTSPIYDVLRRTDTEASSLHLVYEMWDSMIEKVKNAIYQYERKEESEGSTFYEVVHSILIDCWTKSSTPLHCLAHSLNPRYYSHEWLSEDSNRVPPHQDMELTHERLKYFKRFFLDVDVRRKVNIEFANFLDGREGFDDLDSLNDRGQMDSKAWWLVHGINAPILQKVALKLLVQPCSSSCCERNWSTYSFIHYLKRNKMAPHRAEDLVFVHSNLQLLSRNTPQYHQEETKMWDVAGNDFGSLDDCGILEIARLSLDEPELESVFFNNDC